Proteins from a single region of Cydia strobilella chromosome 2, ilCydStro3.1, whole genome shotgun sequence:
- the LOC134749571 gene encoding NADH dehydrogenase [ubiquinone] 1 beta subcomplex subunit 11, mitochondrial-like → MHRFWKRTYVKACKPREPPCPPPKETKQISKNWVSYGFDYENCQDDYNYHHASYFFTITLCIIFGGFAWTYAPDVCLRDWAQREAFLELRRREAGGMPAIDPNYVPKGKIKIPSQQQLCDMDIEIVI, encoded by the coding sequence ATGCATCGTTTTTGGAAACGTACGTACGTAAAGGCTTGCAAACCCCGCGAGCCTCCATGCCCACCTCCTAAAGAAACGAAGCAAATCAGTAAAAACTGGGTAAGCTACGGTTTCGACTACGAGAACTGCCAGGACGATTACAATTATCACCACGCGTCTTACTTCTTTACTATTACCTTGTGTATAATCTTTGGAGGGTTTGCTTGGACGTACGCTCCGGACGTGTGTCTGAGGGACTGGGCGCAGAGAGAAGCTTTTCTTGAACTCCGGCGGCGTGAGGCAGGCGGTATGCCCGCCATAGACCCTAATTATGTCCCCAAAGGTAAAATCAAGATTCCTAGTCAACAACAACTATGTGACATGGATATTGAAATCGTAATATAA